The following proteins are co-located in the Actinomycetota bacterium genome:
- a CDS encoding PIG-L deacetylase family protein, with the protein MRLNEEFDVDRAMVVFAYPSAGDFGSAGTVAAWAKEGVEIVYVVATDAEAGANDPGMTTEKLREIRRSEQLAAARVLGVKDVVFLGFEDGSLDPTPELRKALAREIRRHRPDVIIAPDPGSHFLNIIGREYLSHPDHPAVGEATLRAIVPDASTRRRFPEMWIDEGLEPHKPKAVLLQGGGGDAITVDVSHTIEQKIEALLSHTSAFTDGNDPLPEKLHEGIGERLRMMTRSSDPSSGMEYSESYRLIRLF; encoded by the coding sequence GTGCGTCTCAACGAAGAGTTCGATGTCGATCGAGCCATGGTCGTGTTCGCGTATCCGAGCGCCGGCGACTTCGGCTCCGCCGGGACGGTGGCGGCATGGGCGAAGGAGGGCGTCGAGATCGTCTACGTCGTCGCCACCGATGCGGAAGCCGGCGCGAACGACCCCGGGATGACCACGGAGAAGCTTCGGGAGATCCGCCGGTCCGAGCAGCTCGCCGCGGCTCGCGTGCTCGGGGTGAAGGACGTCGTGTTCCTCGGTTTCGAGGACGGGAGCCTGGACCCGACGCCGGAGCTGCGCAAGGCGCTCGCGCGCGAGATCCGGCGACACCGGCCGGACGTGATCATCGCGCCCGACCCGGGGTCGCACTTCCTGAACATCATTGGTCGGGAATACCTCTCCCACCCCGATCACCCGGCGGTCGGCGAGGCCACGCTTCGAGCGATCGTTCCCGACGCCTCGACGCGACGTAGGTTCCCCGAGATGTGGATCGATGAGGGGCTCGAGCCGCACAAGCCCAAGGCGGTGCTGCTCCAGGGCGGCGGTGGGGATGCGATCACGGTCGACGTCTCGCACACCATCGAACAGAAGATCGAGGCTCTTCTCAGTCACACCTCGGCGTTCACCGACGGCAACGACCCGCTCCCCGAGAAGCTCCACGAAGGCATCGGAGAGCGCCTGCGGATGATGACGCGGAGCTCGGACCCGAGCTCGGGGATGGAGTACTCGGAGTCCTACCGGCTTATCCGCTTGTTCTGA
- a CDS encoding HAD family phosphatase: MGTGRSAGVTAVVFDYGGVLTGPPFDRVAEFEAANALPADAIMSFFDEPEWEDLMLGKASVVDWMKSLGRRVQDDHGVHIDLRALGVLLAGEGPQPAMLDMLRELHERGIVLGILTNNVQESAWRGLVPVELLDVVVDSSEVGLAKPDPRIYELLLSKLGRAGEQVAYFDDLEENIPPARALGIQAFLFQDPAQCRKELEGLGVLRTSG; this comes from the coding sequence ATGGGCACCGGCCGCTCGGCGGGGGTCACCGCCGTGGTATTCGACTACGGCGGCGTGCTGACCGGTCCGCCTTTCGATCGCGTCGCCGAGTTCGAAGCGGCCAACGCGCTTCCCGCCGACGCGATCATGAGCTTCTTCGACGAGCCCGAGTGGGAAGATCTGATGCTCGGCAAGGCGTCCGTCGTCGACTGGATGAAGTCGCTCGGCCGGCGCGTGCAAGACGACCACGGCGTCCACATCGATCTCCGCGCGCTCGGGGTGCTGCTCGCCGGCGAGGGCCCGCAGCCGGCGATGCTCGACATGCTCCGCGAACTGCACGAGCGCGGGATCGTTCTCGGGATCCTCACGAACAACGTGCAGGAGTCGGCATGGCGCGGGCTTGTTCCCGTCGAGCTGCTCGATGTCGTGGTCGACTCGTCCGAGGTCGGGCTCGCGAAGCCCGACCCGCGCATCTACGAGCTGCTGCTCTCCAAGCTCGGTCGCGCCGGCGAGCAGGTCGCGTACTTCGACGACCTCGAGGAGAACATCCCGCCGGCGCGGGCGCTGGGCATCCAGGCCTTCCTGTTCCAGGATCCTGCGCAGTGCCGGAAGGAGCTCGAAGGGCTCGGCGTGCTCAGAACAAGCGGATAA
- a CDS encoding amidohydrolase family protein, giving the protein MAREYRVVSTDDHITEPPGIFDGRLPSKFADRTPKAIEDEEGSAWILDGQPVRMSGLANAAGEKVEEFSPKGKTYKDMRPGVYDPKERLLDMDLDGVDAQVCFPTLPGGANGTLIELADKEYAAALTSAYNDWLVDEWCAPDPERLLGLAILPLWDLNASADEVRRIAGRGLKGVTLPSAPASYPGVLPFTDPGWDPVWEALSETGLPAEIHIATGKKDLGVLNPGVGSPAAVFVHLAPASNMTVVSTLLFSDILIRYPKLRFVSAESGIGWLPYFLERADYTFRKHRFWTGVSSGTPPSELFRQSILVNYISDKAGVELRHMIGIDNIMIGTDYPHTDTSWPDTQRVIKEQMGDIPDDERHKICAGNAVRIFHLDAV; this is encoded by the coding sequence ATGGCTCGCGAGTACCGCGTCGTTTCCACCGACGATCACATCACTGAGCCGCCGGGGATCTTCGACGGGCGGCTCCCGTCCAAGTTCGCGGACCGCACGCCGAAGGCGATCGAGGACGAGGAAGGCTCCGCCTGGATCCTCGACGGCCAGCCGGTTCGGATGAGCGGCCTGGCCAACGCGGCCGGCGAGAAGGTCGAGGAGTTCTCCCCCAAGGGCAAGACCTACAAGGACATGCGGCCCGGCGTCTACGACCCGAAAGAGCGCTTGCTCGACATGGATCTCGACGGCGTCGACGCGCAGGTGTGCTTCCCGACGCTGCCCGGGGGCGCGAACGGAACGCTCATCGAGCTCGCCGACAAGGAATACGCCGCCGCATTGACCAGCGCCTACAACGACTGGCTGGTCGACGAGTGGTGCGCCCCGGACCCAGAGCGGTTGCTGGGCCTGGCCATCCTGCCGCTGTGGGACCTGAACGCGTCGGCGGACGAGGTTCGTCGCATCGCCGGACGGGGCCTCAAGGGCGTCACGCTTCCGTCCGCTCCGGCGAGCTACCCGGGGGTCCTGCCCTTCACCGACCCGGGCTGGGACCCGGTCTGGGAAGCGCTTTCCGAGACCGGCCTGCCGGCGGAGATCCACATCGCCACCGGAAAGAAGGACCTCGGCGTGCTGAACCCCGGGGTCGGTTCGCCGGCCGCGGTGTTCGTGCACCTCGCGCCGGCTTCGAACATGACCGTGGTATCGACGCTGCTCTTCTCGGACATCCTGATCCGCTACCCGAAGTTGCGCTTCGTCTCCGCGGAGTCGGGCATCGGTTGGCTCCCCTACTTCCTCGAGCGCGCGGATTACACGTTCCGGAAGCACCGCTTCTGGACCGGCGTGTCGTCGGGCACGCCGCCGTCCGAGCTCTTCCGCCAGTCGATCCTCGTCAACTACATCTCTGACAAGGCGGGCGTCGAACTTCGGCACATGATCGGCATCGACAACATCATGATCGGCACCGACTATCCGCACACCGACACGAGCTGGCCCGACACGCAGCGCGTGATCAAGGAGCAGATGGGCGACATCCCCGACGACGAGCGCCACAAGATCTGCGCGGGCAACGCGGTGCGGATCTTCCACCTGGACGCCGTCTAG
- a CDS encoding AMP-binding protein: MSALTDALAAVSQRFGDQEALVDGELRLTFNDLEERSARLAGFIAGRVAPSRTVAFLGRNCWQLIVALFACAYTRTVLVPVNWRLAADELEGVLADAAPGLILAGEGMDAARDGAVDVSDPALFAAEPLRAGDVGDREPVVQMYTAGFGGKALGALLTHEGLFVAAKQLAEVNALGADDTYLTTGPLFHIATMVSSLSLLIAGGRVVLMGKFDPVIAAETIERERVTGLFLVEPMTTRLLDAIEQRGTEVRSLRRGVSGRSAAAVRLRELAGIETWGDVYGQTELTGVVTRPAPGATGTHGRPSPVAEIRIVDDDGKELPTGEVGEIVVRGPMAMLGYANDDAATDDKIRNGWLHSYDLGRLEVDGTLSFIGPKRSLIKTGGENVYPAEVEAAIRALPAVAGVCVIGLPHPEWGQVVTVAVSVRAGERLTPEDIDEHCRGVLAGYKRPRRIEIVDEIPTTADGRVDREAVMARLNL; the protein is encoded by the coding sequence GTGAGCGCCCTAACCGACGCTCTCGCGGCTGTTTCGCAGCGTTTCGGCGACCAGGAAGCCCTGGTCGACGGCGAACTCCGGCTCACGTTCAACGACCTGGAGGAGCGCTCGGCGCGGCTCGCCGGGTTCATCGCCGGCCGGGTGGCCCCGAGCCGAACCGTGGCGTTCTTGGGCCGGAACTGCTGGCAGCTGATCGTCGCGCTGTTCGCCTGCGCGTACACGAGGACCGTTCTGGTGCCGGTGAACTGGCGGCTCGCGGCCGACGAGCTCGAGGGCGTGCTCGCCGACGCGGCGCCGGGCTTGATCCTCGCCGGCGAGGGCATGGACGCGGCTCGCGACGGGGCGGTCGATGTGTCCGATCCGGCGCTGTTCGCCGCCGAGCCGCTGCGCGCGGGGGACGTGGGGGACCGCGAGCCGGTCGTTCAGATGTATACGGCCGGGTTCGGCGGCAAGGCGCTCGGCGCGCTCCTGACCCATGAGGGGCTCTTCGTCGCGGCAAAGCAGCTCGCCGAGGTGAATGCCCTCGGCGCGGACGACACCTATCTCACGACCGGACCGCTGTTCCACATCGCGACGATGGTCTCGAGCTTGTCCCTCCTGATCGCCGGCGGCCGCGTCGTGCTCATGGGCAAGTTCGATCCGGTGATCGCCGCCGAGACGATAGAGCGCGAGCGCGTTACCGGCCTGTTCCTGGTCGAGCCGATGACCACCAGGCTGCTCGACGCGATCGAACAACGAGGCACCGAAGTTCGATCCCTCCGACGCGGCGTCTCCGGACGATCGGCGGCAGCGGTGCGACTGCGCGAGCTCGCCGGAATCGAGACGTGGGGCGACGTGTACGGACAGACGGAGCTGACCGGCGTCGTGACCCGCCCCGCGCCCGGGGCTACCGGCACGCACGGCCGGCCGTCGCCGGTCGCGGAGATCCGGATCGTGGACGACGACGGCAAAGAGCTCCCGACGGGTGAGGTCGGTGAGATCGTCGTGCGCGGGCCGATGGCGATGCTCGGGTACGCGAACGACGACGCCGCAACGGACGACAAGATCCGGAACGGATGGCTGCATTCCTACGATCTCGGCCGTCTCGAGGTCGACGGGACGCTGTCTTTCATCGGGCCGAAGCGCTCTCTGATCAAGACCGGCGGCGAGAACGTCTACCCGGCCGAGGTCGAGGCCGCGATCCGTGCCCTGCCCGCCGTTGCCGGGGTCTGCGTGATCGGCCTGCCGCACCCGGAGTGGGGCCAGGTCGTGACGGTGGCGGTCTCCGTGCGCGCCGGGGAGCGGCTCACGCCGGAGGATATCGACGAGCATTGTCGCGGCGTGCTCGCCGGCTACAAGCGTCCCCGCCGCATCGAGATCGTCGACGAGATCCCCACGACGGCCGACGGACGCGTGGACCGCGAAGCGGTGATGGCCAGGCTGAACCTTTAG